The window ATCAAAACGAATGTTTAGATTTTCAGTTTTATCTAGTTTAAAACGCAATCCAGCGCCGTAATTAGGTTTTAAATCACCAAACCTGAAGTCGCTAACATTTCTATAAACATCTCCTGTTCCCGCAAAAACCACCGCACCAAATCTAGAATCGGCAAAGTTTTTTCTATATTCCACTTGGGTCGCTAGCATGTCGCGCTCCACAAATCTTCCTTCTTGATAACCACGCATGATCTCACTACTCCCGAAAAACGCATACTCAGAGAAAGGAATATCTTCTCGAGTAAAACGACCTATTAATTGAACAGCCAATATATCTTCATTTTTCTCTGACACATCAAAATAATGACGTATATCAAATCTGGTAAGATTAAATTTATTAGTTCCGCCCAAGGCCTTAAAATATTTCCCATGAGTGAATTCCAAATACCACCCATCTTGGGCATTTAAAATATTGCTTCTGCTATCAAAGAGTACCGCAACCTCAGCTCCTACTGATGTAGAACCGTCAAAACCGTCTGGCCTATTTTGAGCTATTAAACCATCTTCTTCAATTTGCGTATTGTATATATGGTTGTACCTGACTCCACCACCGATAAATAAAAACCGATGAAACATACGTTTCAAAAATATAGGCTCAAAAAGAAATTGATTGTAATCATATTGCTCCTCTGCACTGTCTGGTGTATCTTTTCCTATACCATAATACAATCTAGGGTAATTTTGAAATAATAGATTTCCCTCTATAACCCATTCTTCTTGATTTGTAAAAATTTCAAATCCAGAATATAGGAAAAACTGACTATTCAAAGTATACTGAAGCGTGATGGGCATATTTGAAGTTCTTGTTTCTTCACCACTACCATTAAACTTAAACAGATACTTTGCACCTGTACCAAAGGCAAAATTTGTCTCTGGTGCATAACTCATTACTGGCGCAGCAATGAATTTTTGTTTATATAGAGTAGAATCGCGCTCAGCTGCTTTTTTGTTAGGATAAAATGTAAAAAACTCTTTTATGTCTTCTACTACTTGTGATTGCGCAGAGAAACTAGTGATAAAAAATAAAAGAATACAGCATGCCTTAGGCATGGAGAATTTATAGTGGTATTTCAATGAAGTTTATTTAAGAGTAATATAGTTGTTTTATAAAAGTACAAAGGTTCAAATCTAATCATAAAACGATTTAAATATGAGGTCAAAACATTAAAGTTTATTCGCGATCATCCTTATCTAAAGCTTGATTAGTACTAATCTTATTGTCTGATTTATTGTTGTACTGTTGCTGTTCCTTATTTATGGTCTCTGAATCTGAATTTTCTTTTGATGAATTATGTGAATTGTTAGACTCATTTTTATCTCGTCGCTCTTGCGCCTCTTTAATATCATGAGCATCTCGTACCTGCACATGAGTTGGAAATGGCAAATCTATTCCAGCTTCATCCATAGCATGCTGTGTTTTGGCGATCACCTCACTAAAGGTTTTCACTACGTTTCCACGTTTAGAATCTGTCCACCAGCGCATTCTTATAGTTAACCAACTATCTGCTTGATCCCAGTTTAATATATCGATAGGTTTATCTTTTACAACACCTTCGGTATTTTCTAAAGTCTCTCTTAATATTTTTACTGCTTTATCATAAGGTTGATCGTATCCTAGACCCAAATCATATTGAGATCTAATATAATCATGTGCAGTAATCACTTTTACAGCGTTAGTATAGATTTCGTTATTGGGTACAACGATATCGATACCGTCATAAGTTGTGATAACTGTTGCGCGAGTTTCAATTCTATCTACTCGACCTTTCATACCGTTTACTTCAATTTCATCTCCTATTCTAAATGGCTGTCTGGTCAAAATTAAAATACCTGCTAACCAATTCTGTAAAATGTCTTGAAATGCAAAACCGATTGCGACACTGCTTACACCCATTCCGGCAATAAGATCTCCAAATCCTATAGAAGGAGCAACGATAGTGACACAAAGAAAAAATCCTAGCAAGATGAAAATCCACTTAGAAAAACTTCCTAATATCTCTCCGAAGTTAGATCTATTCCTCTTTTTAAGCTGTCTTTTGATGAAAGAACCCAACCATCTAGCTATTAATATAATAACTATAAAAAGAATTATACCAAGTAGAATATTTGGAAGGTTTTTAATGAATCCATCCAGCCAAGTATCAATTTTTTCCCAGATACTTTGTGTGTTTATATCAATCTCTCCTTTAACATCTTTAGGATTATTTTGGACAGTATCTTGAAAATAACTAAGCATATTTATTAATTTATGCTAAAACTATTTGAATAATTTTGATAATTTGTTAATCTCTTATAAATAAACACTTTTTTAACTTAGTTTAGTGTAAGTTAAATATTTGATCATTTATCAGATTAAGGCTTTCAGAGCTTTTGTTAAATACTTGCCTACCCATTATTTATACGCCTAAAACACATGCATTAAAAAAGAGGCTCTTAGAACCTCTTTTTTTGATATTACTTAATGAACTCTACTTACCTACAACATGTAGTTCGTTAAAATTCTTAGGCACGTACATTGTTTCGGTCTGTTGATCATAATTTAATTCCTCTAGACTTACTTCTACATTATCCACCTCAACATAATCGATTTCAAACGGTAAGCCTATAAAGTTAAAACGTAGCGTCTCATATTCGGTAGTGTATTTGCCATCTTTATATTGAGATATAATCATCTCTTTTTCTTTACCTTTAAAAGTCAAATTTCTAAGGCTGAAACGACCTTTTTTGTAGTCATAACCGTCTGAAGCATCTTCATATACAATAGACTTTTCTTTACCAACTGTATAATAAACGTCTAGAGTCAAGAATTCTATTTTCTTTTCACCTACATATTGCATTACAGGATAACGTGGGATTATGGAACCTGTTTTTACAAATAGCGGAATCTCATCAATATCTGCATCTACCCAAGTTTCTTTTCCGCCGGTAACCGTTTCACGAGTCCAGAAATTATACCATTCCCCTCGCGGAATATACATTCTACGGCCTTTTGCATTAGGTTCTAGAACGGGACAAACTAAAATTTGATCACCGAACATAAACTCATCGTTTCTATAATGCGTTTGCGCATCTTCTTGATCATAAAGAACAAGCGACTTTAACATCGGTATTCCTTCATCTGCATATTGCCAGAATGTAGTGTATAAATATGGGAGCAATTTATAACGCAGCTCAATAAACTTCCTTGTAATATCAGTTACATTCTCATCAAATGTCCATGGTTCTTGATCTCCATGATCTCCACTAGAATGCACACGACAAAATGGATGAAACACACCTAAAGCAATCCATCTAGCAAAAAGCTCTCCAGTAGGCTGCTCTGCAAAACCACCTATATCTGATCCAGCAAACGACATTCCTGAAAGTGCCATGCGTTGCGCTTGAATGTTTGCAATACTTAAGTGTTCCCAAGTTGCTACGTTATCACCAAACCAACTGCTCGTGTAACGCTGCGTACCTGAATAAGCAGATCGCGTGATAACAAACGGGCGTTTAGGATAAATAAATTTCTTTACACCTTCATAGGTAGCACGAGCCATTTGCGCTCCATAAATATTATGCGCTTTTCTGTGCGAGCAAGGATGCCCGTCATAATCATGTCTTACATCATCTGGGAACGTTTTATTAGGAACTTCCATCACAGCTGGCTCGTTCATATCATTCCACACTCCTGCAAGACCGTTATCTGCTATTAGTCCTTTAAATAAATCTGCCCACCAGTCTCTTACTTTAGGATTTGTATAATCTGGGAAATAACATTCTCCTGGCCATACTTTTCCTTTCATATAAGGTCCATCAGCACGTTTACAGAAGTAATCGTTTGCCATTGCTTCTTTATAAACGCTATAATCTGGATCTACTTTAATTCCTGGATCTATAATGGCGATGGTTTTAAAACCTTCTTCCTTTAAATCGCTGATCATTTTAGTAGGGTTTGGGAACTTCTCATTATCCCATGTAAAACAACGGAAACCGTCCATGTAATCGATATCTAAATAGATGGCATCACAAGGTATTTGTAACTCTCTAAATTTTGAAGTGATCTCTCTTACATTGCTTTCTGGATAATAACTCCATTTACATTGATGGAAACCTAATGCCCATAACGGTGGTAATTCTGGTTTACCAGTTAATTCTGTATAACCAGTTACTACATTATTGATATCTGGACCATAAACAAAATAATAATCCATATTTCCACCTTGCGCCCAGAAACTGGTCACGTGATGACGTTCTTGAGCAAAGTCAAAGAATGATCTAAAGGTATTATCAAAGAAAATACCGTAAGCGATTTTATTTTGTAGTCCTATATAAAAAGGAACATTCTTGTAAAGCGGATCGGTATTTTTCCCAAAAGCATATTGATCCGTTCCCCACATTTCAAATCTTTTGGCACGCATGTTATTGTCGGCTGGCTTATCACCTAGACCGTAATAGCTTTCTCCTGGCTGCGCCTTTTTAGACATTTTTACTACTTCACCTCCATGCTCGTAACTTTCTTCATAGTGAAAACCTAGCTCATCTTCACAAATGATCTTTCCATCAAGATCAAATATTCTAGATCTCAAGTCAGATTTTGCAATATGACAAACGATTTTTGAAGTAGTTATTTCATAAAACGTTTCCTTCTCTACAACGTTCAGCTTATTATAACCTCTGTTGCTGGTTGCTTCTACCGCATAAGAAAAGTCTTTTTGAAGTTTGCCACCTGTTCCATACTTGAATCTAATTACGCTGTCGCGAAAGATTTGTAAACGCAAGATCACGCCATTATCAGTATGAAAGGTAAGTGTATCTACCACATGGTCAAACGTGGTTAAACGTCCCGGAAACACATTTCCTTGACTATGTAATTCTGTATTTGTAATCATAAAATGATGATGTTCAATATTATAACAGAGAACAAATTGCATTCTCTTTAAAAACGAAAAATAGGAAAAAGATAGGAAAGCGCCCCATTAAAAATGAGATAGTTACGCAAGCGATAGAGTTTGATCAGATGTGAAAAATCAAAATTTGCTAAAATAAAATGTGATGATCTTAACTGACTCGTTTATTTATGAAATTGACAAAATAAAATGAAATTTGTATCAAAAATTTATTTTTTGACATCAAAAAAAGCCGATTCTTCAATCGGCTTGTCATCTAATTCTTGAATAAAATTGATCAAACTATTTTTTCTTCATCAACGGATACTCTTCAAAAATAGCGTTTACTAGTTGAGTCATTGCGTCTACATTCCCACTATCATAAATACTTGTACTACTAGCACCTTTCCACACCGTTTCATTGGTTTCCTTATCTACAAGATAAATGACCAAAGTTCCTTCTTTATAATTATAAGTATCTGTATCATATCCTACTACCGTTGGGTAATTAGTATATCCATAATAGTAATAATTGTTATAATAAGAGTTTACTCTTATACCTGGTCGATTGTAATATCCATAAGATGCATAAATTGGATTTTTTTCTACTTCAGTCTCTTCGTTAATTTTAGTACTTACTAAAACAAGTAAATCAGGATTATCTCTATCTAATTCATAACCAGCATCTATCATATTGTCATTTACTGATTGTATAACGATGCGATTCACGCCATCATTTACTTTTTTATCAGGCAATTGCAAGGCTGCATTGGGCAGGTAAGAAAATGAATCGTATTTATTTAGGTTGTCGTCTGTTGTTTTAACTGTAGCTACCGCAGGTCCACAACTATAAAGTGTTGCAGTGATTACTATTAGAAAAATGGATTTAAATAATTTCATAACTTTTTTTCTTTAGTATAATAAAGGATACCTCATTATACGTATAAAAAAAAGTCAATTGATATGATCTTAACGGTTAGGATAGGCTTTTTAAGAGATTTTAAGAACCTCATTAGCCTTACCCATAAACCAAAACTCCCAAAGGTGGTAATCGCAACTCTACACTGTATTCTTTTCCATGCCACGCTTTACTCTGTGGAGAGAACGATTTTTTTACCGTCCGATCAGAACCACCGTATTTCATAGCATCACTATTAAACAAAAGTTTATAAGTAGCATCTGTCGGGATTCCTATGCGGTAATTATCCCTAGGAACTGGAGTCATATTACAAATTATCAGTACGTGGGAATCTTTACCTTTTCTTATGTAGCTGATAACCGAGTTTTCATAATCTTCATAAGAAATCCATTCAAAGCCTTCATTGCTGAATTGCTTTTCATGTAGTGCTTTTTGATTTTTATAAAGCTTATTTAAATCTTTTATGATGTTTTGAATTCCTTGATGCGGTTTGAATTCGGTAAGGTGCCAGTCCAGACTTCCTTGAAAATCCCATTCATCGTGTTGCCCAAATTCAGAACCCATCATTAACAGGTTACCTCCAGGATGCGTAAACATATAAGAATATAATAATCTCAGGTTTGCAAACTTTTGCCACTCATCTCCAGGCATTCTCCCTAGAATGGAACTTTTACCATAAACAACCTCATCATGAGATAATGGCAACATAAAATTTTCAGTGAAAGCGTAGGTCATCGAGAAAGTCAGATCATTTTGATGGTGCTTTCTAAAAATAGATTCTTTTTGAAAATATTGTAGCGTGTCGTGCATCCAGCCCATCATCCATTTCATACCAAAACCTAAGCCGCCTAAAGATGTAGGTTTACTTACCATAGGGAAGCTGGTACTTTCTTCGGCAATGGTTTGTGTGTCTGGATAGTTTATGTAAACAGCCTCGTTCATTTCTTTCATAAAAGCTATTGCTTCTAGGTTTTCTCTACCACCATTTATATTAGGTTCCCATTCTCCATCTTCTCGTGAGTAATCAAGAAATAACATACTTGCTACTGCATCTACTCGCAGTCCATCAACATGGTATTGATCGAGCCAAAACAAAGCATTAGAAATCAAAAAGCTTTTTACTTCATTTCTACCATAATTAAAGATCAAGGACTTCCAGTCTGGATGGTAACCTCTTCTCCTATCAGGATGCTCGTACAAATGTGTGCCATCAAAATTTCCTAAGCCATGAGCGTCTTCTGGAAAATGCGATGGTACCCAATCAAGAATAACACCTATCCCTGCGTTATGGCAAGCGTCTACTAGTTCTTGGAATTCTTCTGGATAACCAAATCTTGCCGTAGGAGCAAAATATCCTGTAATTTGATAACCCCACGAAGGATCATAAGG is drawn from Nonlabens dokdonensis DSW-6 and contains these coding sequences:
- a CDS encoding BamA/TamA family outer membrane protein, with protein sequence MPKACCILLFFITSFSAQSQVVEDIKEFFTFYPNKKAAERDSTLYKQKFIAAPVMSYAPETNFAFGTGAKYLFKFNGSGEETRTSNMPITLQYTLNSQFFLYSGFEIFTNQEEWVIEGNLLFQNYPRLYYGIGKDTPDSAEEQYDYNQFLFEPIFLKRMFHRFLFIGGGVRYNHIYNTQIEEDGLIAQNRPDGFDGSTSVGAEVAVLFDSRSNILNAQDGWYLEFTHGKYFKALGGTNKFNLTRFDIRHYFDVSEKNEDILAVQLIGRFTREDIPFSEYAFFGSSEIMRGYQEGRFVERDMLATQVEYRKNFADSRFGAVVFAGTGDVYRNVSDFRFGDLKPNYGAGLRFKLDKTENLNIRFDWGFGRGTNSFYLSIAEAF
- a CDS encoding mechanosensitive ion channel family protein, whose product is MLSYFQDTVQNNPKDVKGEIDINTQSIWEKIDTWLDGFIKNLPNILLGIILFIVIILIARWLGSFIKRQLKKRNRSNFGEILGSFSKWIFILLGFFLCVTIVAPSIGFGDLIAGMGVSSVAIGFAFQDILQNWLAGILILTRQPFRIGDEIEVNGMKGRVDRIETRATVITTYDGIDIVVPNNEIYTNAVKVITAHDYIRSQYDLGLGYDQPYDKAVKILRETLENTEGVVKDKPIDILNWDQADSWLTIRMRWWTDSKRGNVVKTFSEVIAKTQHAMDEAGIDLPFPTHVQVRDAHDIKEAQERRDKNESNNSHNSSKENSDSETINKEQQQYNNKSDNKISTNQALDKDDRE
- a CDS encoding glycoside hydrolase family 31 protein, with protein sequence MITNTELHSQGNVFPGRLTTFDHVVDTLTFHTDNGVILRLQIFRDSVIRFKYGTGGKLQKDFSYAVEATSNRGYNKLNVVEKETFYEITTSKIVCHIAKSDLRSRIFDLDGKIICEDELGFHYEESYEHGGEVVKMSKKAQPGESYYGLGDKPADNNMRAKRFEMWGTDQYAFGKNTDPLYKNVPFYIGLQNKIAYGIFFDNTFRSFFDFAQERHHVTSFWAQGGNMDYYFVYGPDINNVVTGYTELTGKPELPPLWALGFHQCKWSYYPESNVREITSKFRELQIPCDAIYLDIDYMDGFRCFTWDNEKFPNPTKMISDLKEEGFKTIAIIDPGIKVDPDYSVYKEAMANDYFCKRADGPYMKGKVWPGECYFPDYTNPKVRDWWADLFKGLIADNGLAGVWNDMNEPAVMEVPNKTFPDDVRHDYDGHPCSHRKAHNIYGAQMARATYEGVKKFIYPKRPFVITRSAYSGTQRYTSSWFGDNVATWEHLSIANIQAQRMALSGMSFAGSDIGGFAEQPTGELFARWIALGVFHPFCRVHSSGDHGDQEPWTFDENVTDITRKFIELRYKLLPYLYTTFWQYADEGIPMLKSLVLYDQEDAQTHYRNDEFMFGDQILVCPVLEPNAKGRRMYIPRGEWYNFWTRETVTGGKETWVDADIDEIPLFVKTGSIIPRYPVMQYVGEKKIEFLTLDVYYTVGKEKSIVYEDASDGYDYKKGRFSLRNLTFKGKEKEMIISQYKDGKYTTEYETLRFNFIGLPFEIDYVEVDNVEVSLEELNYDQQTETMYVPKNFNELHVVGK
- a CDS encoding DUF4136 domain-containing protein, translating into MKLFKSIFLIVITATLYSCGPAVATVKTTDDNLNKYDSFSYLPNAALQLPDKKVNDGVNRIVIQSVNDNMIDAGYELDRDNPDLLVLVSTKINEETEVEKNPIYASYGYYNRPGIRVNSYYNNYYYYGYTNYPTVVGYDTDTYNYKEGTLVIYLVDKETNETVWKGASSTSIYDSGNVDAMTQLVNAIFEEYPLMKKK
- the glgB gene encoding 1,4-alpha-glucan branching protein GlgB, with amino-acid sequence MTKVITHSRFTDFDIDLFKSGKHYRLYEKFGSHVTTVDGVEGTYFAVWAPSAKSVSIIGDFNFWTEDEHLLQVRWDSSGIWEGFIPGVKHGNAYKYKIRSSHNDTITEKADPYARRCEHPPRTASIVYDYKPKWSDKKWMKSRAKNNALDAPYSVYEVHLSSWKKKVDENRSLSYNELALELVAYAKEMQFTHIEFMPIMEYPYDPSWGYQITGYFAPTARFGYPEEFQELVDACHNAGIGVILDWVPSHFPEDAHGLGNFDGTHLYEHPDRRRGYHPDWKSLIFNYGRNEVKSFLISNALFWLDQYHVDGLRVDAVASMLFLDYSREDGEWEPNINGGRENLEAIAFMKEMNEAVYINYPDTQTIAEESTSFPMVSKPTSLGGLGFGMKWMMGWMHDTLQYFQKESIFRKHHQNDLTFSMTYAFTENFMLPLSHDEVVYGKSSILGRMPGDEWQKFANLRLLYSYMFTHPGGNLLMMGSEFGQHDEWDFQGSLDWHLTEFKPHQGIQNIIKDLNKLYKNQKALHEKQFSNEGFEWISYEDYENSVISYIRKGKDSHVLIICNMTPVPRDNYRIGIPTDATYKLLFNSDAMKYGGSDRTVKKSFSPQSKAWHGKEYSVELRLPPLGVLVYG